One segment of Ficedula albicollis isolate OC2 chromosome 2, FicAlb1.5, whole genome shotgun sequence DNA contains the following:
- the LOC107603346 gene encoding ras-related protein Rab-10-like, with protein MGFAIWTMWDSDDNKLKVKKRKLLKPVSSASDLLLGSNATPDFISELHGGSVTGVVKVPRFLPEFLLSCHSLPEGRGRSPPGYSFLSGIDFKVKPVVFNDTRVKLQIWDTAGQERFHTLSTSYFRGAQGFVLVYDITNLKSFQSITIWISDIYEKAGEEVDVILLGNKCDKESERVVPKQKGEKLAWEYGMPFFETSAKENVNIEHAFSVLTKEILEKKSCLLHDLDLVSLNETKKRTCCAF; from the exons ATGGGCTTTGCAATCTGGACAATGTGGGATTCTG ATGACaacaaattaaaagtgaaaaagaggAAACTGTTAAAACCTGTTTCCTCTGCCTCTGACTTACTGCTGGGAAGCAATGCGACACCAGACTTTATTTCTGAACTTCACGGGGGAAGCGTCACGGGGGTTGTGAAAGTTCCCCGCTTCCTCCCTG AatttctcttgtcctgtcactcgTTGCCTGAGGGAAGAGGCCGctccccacctggctacagctTCCTTTCAG gCATTGATTTCAAAGTAAAGCCAGTAGTGTTTAATGATACAAGAGTGAAACTTCAAATATG GGATACTGCTGGCCAGGAACGGTTCCATACACTTAGTACCAGCTATTTCCGTGGTGCTCAAGGCTTTGTTCTCGTTTATGACATCACAAATCTGAAGAGTTTCCAAAGTATAACAATCTGGATAAGCGACATATACGAG AAAGCAGGTGAAGAAGTGGACGTAATACTGTTGGGCAACAAGTGTGATAAGGAGTCAGAACGGGTAGTTccaaaacagaaaggagaaaag cttgCTTGGGAATATGGAATGCCATTTTTTGAGACCAGTGCTAAAGAAAATGTGAACATTGAGCATGCATTTTCAGTCTTGACTaaggaaatcctggaaaag